From the Scophthalmus maximus strain ysfricsl-2021 chromosome 11, ASM2237912v1, whole genome shotgun sequence genome, one window contains:
- the LOC118294984 gene encoding mitochondrial intermediate peptidase, protein MSTCKRLLHFARHRNVWTHVRRSVTTWSPVGAAFNAKPARRAELRLQSAGLFGVPELSCPAGFQVAAKSALRNTELLVGRACSCPPGVETVESFDQLSDGLCRVADLADFVKVAHPDPAFREAAEKTCIDIGTVVEKLNTNVELCKSLKNLLDDPDVVAQLDPDTRRVAELFMFDFEISGIHLDDKLRKEAVALHVKLLDLNNEFLVGSNMPNRIARSVIPEHLHLQFASEGSFIQVGGLHADSPDDLVREIAYRIYLHPNADLMNCLEELLKCRYKMAKLVGYESYGHRALKGTMAQTPETVMSFLQLLTAKLSDRTAKDFRMMSDMKKKLNPRNSELMPWDHPYLSGVLRAERYNIEPSLYSPYLSLGACMDGLNILFSQLYGVSLMSEHPSTGEVWSEDVRKLAVVHETEGLLGYIYCDFFHRSDKPHQDCHFTIRGGRRCQDTGQYQLPVVVLMLSLPHPTKSAPTLLTPGMMENLFHEMGHAMHSMLGRTRYQHVTGTRCATDFAEVPSILMEYFATDYRVISQFARHYQTGQPLPESMVARLCESKKVCGAADTQLQIFYAVLDQIYHGKPQNRSTTEILEEMQQKFYGLPYTPNTAWQLRFSHLIGYGAKYYSYLMSRAVASMVWRQCFVQDPLNREMGERYRREMLAHGGAKEPMLMVEGMLQRRPTMEDFVDALVSELNPNFETFIMDSES, encoded by the exons ATGTCCACGTGTAAACGGCTGCTTCACTTCGCGCGGCACAGAAACGTGTGGACTCATGTTCGGAGGAGCGTCACGACGTGGTCGCCGGTCGGAGCCGCGTTCAACGCCAAACCCGCCCGGAGAGCCGAGCTGCGGCTGCAGAGCGCG GGTCTGTTCGGGGTGCCGGAGCTGAGTTGCCCCGCAGGCTTCCAGGTCGCTGCGAAGAGCGCCCTGAGAAACACGGAGCTCCTGGTGGGGAGAGCGTGTTCGTGTCCCCCGGGCGTCGAGACCGTGGAGTCCTTCGACCAGCTGTCGGACGGTCTGTGCAGAGTGGCCGATCTG GCCGACTTCGTAAAAGTGGCACACCCAGACCCAGCTTTCCGCGAGGCTGCCGAGAAAACCTGCATCGACATCGGCACAGTTGTGGAAAA GCTGAACACAAACGTCGAGTTGTGCAAGAGCCTGAAGAATTTGCTGGACGACCCAGACGTTGTGGCTCAGCTGGACCCTGACACGAG ACGAGTCGCAGAGTTGTTCATGTTCGACTTTGAAATCAGTGGAATTCATCTGGATGACAAACTG AGGAAAGAGGCCGTCGCTCTGCACGTGAAGCTGTTGGATCTGAACAACGAGTTCCTGGTCGGCTCTAACATGCCCAACAGAATCGCCAGGTCCGTGATTCCAGAACATCTGCACCTGCAGTTCGCCAGCGAAGGAAGCTTCATCCAAGTAGGCGGTTTGCACGCAGACTCCCCCGATGACCTG GTGCGAGAGATCGCCTACAGGATCTACCTCCATCCCAACGCGGACCTGATGAACtgcctggaggagctgctgaagtGCAGATACAAAATGGCCAAGCTGGTGGGCTACGAGTCGTACGGACACCGAGCCCTGAAGGGAACCATGGCCCAAACCCCCG AGACGGTGATGAGCTTTCTTCAGTTGTTAACAGCCAAGCTGTCAGACAG aacaGCAAAAGACTTCAGGATGATGAGCgacatgaaaaagaaactcaacCCTCGAAATTCT GAGCTGATGCCCTGGGATCATCCGTACCTCAGTGGCGTGTTGCGTGCTGAAAG GTACAACATTGAGCCCAGTCTGTACAGTCCCTACCTGTCTCTGGGAGCCTGCATGGACGGTCTGAACATCCTCTTCTCTCAGCTGTACGGCGTCTCCCTCATGTCAGAGCATCCCAGCACGGGAGAGGTGTGGAGCGAGGACGTTCGCAAACTG GCGGTGGTACATGAGACGGAGGGGTTACTAGGATATATCTACTGTGACTTTTTCCACCGGTCCGATAAACCTCATCAG GACTGTCACTTCACCATCCGCGGCGGCCGCCGGTGCCAGGACACGGGTCAGTATCAGCTGCCGGTCGTGGTGCTGATGCTGAGTCTGCCCCACCCGACCAAGAGCGCCCCCACCCTGCTCACCCCGGGCATGATGGAGAACCTCTTCCACGAGATGGGCCATGCCATGCACTCCATGCTGGGACGCACTCGCTACCAGCACGTCACAG GAACCAGATGTGCAACCGACTTCGCCGAGGTCCCGTCCATCCTCATGGAATACTTTGCGACCGACTATCGGGTCATCAGCCAGTTTGCACGGCATTATCAAACTGGACAG CCGCTGCCTGAGAGTATGGTGGCTCGGCTGTGCGAGTCGAAGAAGGTGTGCGGAGCTGCAGACACGCAGCTGCAG ATTTTTTATGCCGTCCTGGACCAGATCTACCACGGCAAACCTCAGAACCGCTCCACCACAGAAATCCTGGAGGAGATGCAGCAGAAATTCTACGGCTTGCCTTACACGCCCAACACG GCGTGGCAGCTGAGATTCAGCCACCTGATTGGCTACGGGGCCAAGTATTACTCCTACCTCATGTCCCGGGCCGTGGCCTCGATGGTGTGGCGACAGTGCTTCGTTCAGGATCCTTTAAACAG ggagATGGGAGAACGCTACCGTCGGGAGATGCTGGCCCACGGAGGAGCCAAGGAGCCCATGCTAATGGTGGAAG GGATGCTGCAGAGACGACCCACCATGGAGGACTTTGTGGACGCGCTGGTGTCTGAGCTCAACCCGAACTTCGAGACCTTCATCATGGACTCTGAGAGCTGA